Within Pseudomonas cichorii, the genomic segment TTCGTAATCCTGAACTCGATGGCATCGTGCGTACGATTTATGAGAACAAGGGGATTGTCAGTGCCGTCTGCCATGGCCCGGCAGGTCTGATCGATGTGAAGCTCAGCAATGGCGAGCGCTTGATCAAGGGGCGTCGTCTTACGGGGTTTACAGCCGAGGAAGAGGCTTCGCGCAATTACGACAAGATCGTTCCCTTTGAGCTGGAAAGCGCTTTGAAGGCCGCAGGCGCAACGTTTGAAGAAGCACCGGTCTTTGAGAACCGTGTGGTGGTCGATGGTCGTCTGGTGACGGGCCAGAACCCTGCCTCTGCAACGACCCTGGGAGAGGCTGTCGTCAAACTTCTTCAAGCCAGAGCGCAATAAGACAGGACAGCCAGTGCGGTCATCTCCATGACTGCACTGGTTTGCGAGCCCGGGTGTCGAGGAATATGAAATGCAATGCTTTGCCCGTGTAGTGAGGGCCACACAGTTACTGAGTGTTTTTGGGTTGCTGTTATCAGGCCCTTTCGCCAATGCGGCCGATATTCATGTGCTGGCTACCACGGCACTGAAGCCGGCCTTCGAGAAGATGGCCGCCGCCGATTTCGAGTCATCAACCCGTCATCGTCTGATTTTTTCCTGAGGAGCCTCTTATGGCGCAGCTCCCGATGCATTGCCTGTGCGTATCAAGAGTGGCGAGGTGGTCGATGTGGCGATAATGCTCAGCCCGGCGCTGGATGAGCTAGTCCGGTCGGGATATTTATTTGCCGATACTAAAGTCGATCTCGCCACATCGCGTGTCGGGTTGGCGATCAAGGCAGGAGCGCTTCAGCCTGATATCTCTACTGCTGATAACTTGCGTAGCGTGCTGCTTGCCGCCAGGTCTGTCGCATTTTCCAGTGGCGTGAGCGGGGTTTATGTGGCGCGAACCCTGTTTCCTCAATTAGGTATTGCCGACCGGTTAAAGCCGAAAAGTGTGATTGTCGAAGCGCCGGAGCTGGTTGGGCATGCACTGATGCGTGGCGATGCAGAAGTGGGTCTGCAACAAATGAGCGAGTTGCTTGCAGTGCCGGGCATTCACGTCGTAGGGCCATTGCCCGATGCTGCCCAGAACGTCAATGTGATTGCTGCGGCGGTTGCAGAAAATGCTGTGCAACCCCACGCAGCCCAGGCCTGGATTAACTACTTGAGCACTTCTCCCGCTCTACAGGTGTTGAAGCATTCGGGGTTCGATGTCACGGCGGTGCAATGACCCTGTCCGTAGTGACACCTTTTCCCAGGCGGATTGCTTAACCCTCAAGTACTTCTGGAATCCTTGCAATCACCTTGATCTCGAAATCAAAGCCATAAAGCCAGGTGACGCCCACTGCCGTCAGTGTCGGGTGCGGTGCCTGGCCCCAGAACTCAGGGAACACCGTCCAGATTTTCTCGAACTTCGATTCGGGGTCGACCATGAAGACGGTGACATCGACTACGTCATCGAAGGTGCAACCCGCCTCTTTCAGGATGGCATTCAGATTGTTGAAGGCTGTCCTGACCTGTACCACCAGATCCTGCTCCGGCGAGCCGTCTTCCTTGCTGCCGACCTGGCCGGAAACGAACAGAAAGCCATTGGAGCGGATCGCAGGCGAATAGCGATTGCGTTCATAAAGCTCCAGGCGTCCGGCGGGGAAAACTGCATCACGCTTTGTCATGGTTGATCTCCATCGACAGGTCGGGGTGACCGGTCATTAACGATGGGAGAACTCTAAGGGCTTGTATCCGGGCGATAAACGAGCAACTGTAGCTATCACTGTTTGTAAAAACCAAACAATCCAACAGCTATTCGGGGTGGAGATGGATCGTTTCGATGCGATGCAGGCTTTTGCGCGGGTGGTAGAGGCGGGGAGTTTTACCAAAGCAGCCGAAACCCTGCACATGAGTAAGACCACTGTGACGCAACTGGTGCAGCAACTGGAAGCCCGCTTGCGGGTCA encodes:
- a CDS encoding molybdate ABC transporter substrate-binding protein; the protein is MRIKSGEVVDVAIMLSPALDELVRSGYLFADTKVDLATSRVGLAIKAGALQPDISTADNLRSVLLAARSVAFSSGVSGVYVARTLFPQLGIADRLKPKSVIVEAPELVGHALMRGDAEVGLQQMSELLAVPGIHVVGPLPDAAQNVNVIAAAVAENAVQPHAAQAWINYLSTSPALQVLKHSGFDVTAVQ
- a CDS encoding RidA family protein codes for the protein MTKRDAVFPAGRLELYERNRYSPAIRSNGFLFVSGQVGSKEDGSPEQDLVVQVRTAFNNLNAILKEAGCTFDDVVDVTVFMVDPESKFEKIWTVFPEFWGQAPHPTLTAVGVTWLYGFDFEIKVIARIPEVLEG